The following are from one region of the Brienomyrus brachyistius isolate T26 chromosome 13, BBRACH_0.4, whole genome shotgun sequence genome:
- the mtss1lb gene encoding protein MTSS 2 isoform X4, translating into METVEKECGALGGLFQAIVNDMKCSYPVWEDFNAKATKLHSQLRTTVLAAVAFLDAFQKVADMATNTRGATRDIGSALTRMCMRHRSIEAKLRHFTNALMESLITPLQDRIEEWKKTANQMDKDHAKEYKRSRHEIKKKSSDTLKLQKKARKGRGDLQPQLDSAMQDVTDMCLLMEEMEKQAVRRALVEERGRFCTFISFLQPVVNGEIAMLGEITHLQGIIDDLVVLTTDPQKLPPASEQVINDLKGSDYSWSYQTPPSSPSSSGSRKSSMCSLAQPPRGGTQRLCSVSSHDSGFVSQDANIYSKPPSPMPSDITSQKSSSSASSEASETCQSVSECSSPTTFGLTFSTFRPALSHNGSIKPLPLILSASLPYNRSPGSNNSSPTSKVPCWKDWSKPVPYEQPLVNTLQRRKDPPERLREPETSPAPPAYTAIHPEDSQRPRMSPATIAAKHGEEVSPAASDLAMLLTRGLSVEQQTSSHDSLQFSSGYSTQTTTPSCSEDAIPSHVSEYECYSVNGDTEVEVQADFDKSSTIPRHSNIAQNYRRMIQTKRPASTAGLPSGMGPQGVPPGGGGGGGGLGTPGTATIRRTPSTKPGVRRTLSSAGPIPIRPPIVPVKTPTVPDSPSHTGPSVWAGSEECVFYTDDASPGVPEFSRASPKRMSLPNTMWGSGGGLETSVYTQQLEEDQLLAANRHSLVEKIGELVASAHALGEGQFPFPSLPDESTQDPQPSEGEDMLVSIRRGVRLRKTISNDRSAPRIL; encoded by the exons GTGCCACGCGAGACATCGGATCGGCGCTGACGCGGATGTGCATGCGGCACCGCAGCATAGAAGCCAAGCTGCGCCACTTCACAAA TGCCTTGATGGAGAGTCTAATCACCCCCCTGCAAGACCGCATTGAAGAGTGGAAGAAGACAGCCAACCAGATGGACAAAGATCATGCCAAGG AGTACAAGAGATCCCGTCATGAGATCAAGAAGAAGTCCTCCGACACGCTGAAGTTACAGAAGAAGGCCAGGAAAG GTAGAGGAGACCTGCAGCCCCAGCTGGACAGCGCCATGCAGGACGTGACTGACATGTGCCTGCTGATGGAGGAGATGGAGAAGCAGGCGGTGCGCAGGGCACTGGTGGAGGAGAGGGGTCGATTCTGCACCTTCATCAGCTTCCTGCAGCCTGTAGTG AATGGAGAGATCGCCATGCTGGGAGAAATCACGCACCTCCAGGGCATTATCGATGACCTTGTGGTACTGACCACCGACCCCCAGAAACTGCCCCCCGCTAGCGAGCAG GTGATTAACGACCTGAAGGGGTCCGACTACAGCTGGTCTTACCAAACCCCCCCCTCGTCCCCCAGCAGCTCCGGCTCCAGGAAGAGCAGCATGTGCAG CCTGGCTCAGCCGCCACGGGGGGGCACCCAGCGCCTCTGCAGCGTTTCCTCCCATGACTCGGGTTTCGTATCGCAGGATGCCAACATCTACTCGAAGCCGCCGTCGCCTATGCCCTCTGACATCACCAGCCAG AAGTCCTCCAGCTCGGCCTCTTCTGAAGCTTCGGAAACCTGCCAGTCGGTCAGTGAGTGCAGCTCGCCTACCACG TTTGGCTTGACCTTCTCTACCTTCCgccctgctctctctcacaATGGCTCCATCAAGCCTCTACCTCTCATACTGTCTGCATCCCTACCCTATAATCGCTCCCCTGGATCCAATAATTCATCTCCCACATCAAAGGTTCCTTGTTGGAAG GACTGGTCAAAACCTGTTCCCTATGAACAGCCATTGGTCAATACGCTACAGCGCAGAAAGGACCCACCGGAGCGCCTGAGAGAGCCAGAAACCTCTCCTGCTCCCCCGGCCTACACCGCGATACATCCAGAAGATTCCCAGAGGCCTAGAATGTCTCCAGCCACAATTGCTGCCAAG cacggggAGGAGGTGTCCCCCGCCGCCAGTGACCTGGCCATGCTGCTGACGAGAGGCCTGAGTGTGGAGCAGCAGACCAGCAGCCACGACTCGCTGCAGTTCTCCAGCGGCTACAGCACGCAGACAACCACGCCCTCCTGCTCGGAGGACGCCATCCCTTCACACG TGTCCGAGTACGAATGCTACTCCGTGAACGGCGACACCGAGGTGGAGGTGCAGGCCGACTTCGATAAGTCCTCCACCATTCCGCGTCACAGCAACATCGCTCAGAACTACCGGCGCATGATCCAGACCAAGAGGCCGGCCAGCACCGCGGGTCTGCCCAGCGGCATGGGGCCCCAGGGTGTGCCAcccgggggagggggcgggggaggcGGTCTGGGTACCCCAGGGACGGCCACCATTCGGCGGACCCCATCCACCAAGCCCGGGGTGAGACGCACCCTATCCAGCGCGGGCCCCATCCCCATCCGGCCGCCCATCGTGCCGGTGAAGACGCCCACGGTACCCGACTCCCCAAGCCACACGGGACCGTCGGTGTGGGCAGGCAGCGAAGAGTGTGTCTTCTACACGGACGACGCCTCGCCTGGGGTGCCCGAGTTCAGCAGGGCGTCGCCGAAGCGCATGAGCCTGCCCAACACGATGTGGGGGTCCGGTGGGGGCCTGGAGACAAGCGTCTACACCCAGCAGCTCGAGGAAGACCAGCTGCTCGCCGCCAACCGCCACAGCCTGGTGGAGAAGATCGGCGAGTTGGTGGCCAGCGCCCACGCCCTGGGTGAGGGCCAGTTCCCCTTCCCCTCGCTGCCCGATGAGTCCACGCAAGACCCCCAGCCCTCGGAGGGAGAGGACATGCTCGTGTCGATCCGCCGTGGGGTGCGGCTCCGCAAGACCATCTCAAACGACAGGTCGGCGCCCAGGATTTTGTGA
- the mtss1lb gene encoding protein MTSS 2 isoform X2 produces the protein METVEKECGALGGLFQAIVNDMKCSYPVWEDFNAKATKLHSQLRTTVLAAVAFLDAFQKVADMATNTRGATRDIGSALTRMCMRHRSIEAKLRHFTNALMESLITPLQDRIEEWKKTANQMDKDHAKEYKRSRHEIKKKSSDTLKLQKKARKGRGDLQPQLDSAMQDVTDMCLLMEEMEKQAVRRALVEERGRFCTFISFLQPVVNGEIAMLGEITHLQGIIDDLVVLTTDPQKLPPASEQVINDLKGSDYSWSYQTPPSSPSSSGSRKSSMCSSVNSAHSSASRSSGGSQTHSPSSSYRYRSLAQPPRGGTQRLCSVSSHDSGFVSQDANIYSKPPSPMPSDITSQKSSSSASSEASETCQSVSECSSPTTFGLTFSTFRPALSHNGSIKPLPLILSASLPYNRSPGSNNSSPTSKVPCWKDWSKPVPYEQPLVNTLQRRKDPPERLREPETSPAPPAYTAIHPEDSQRPRMSPATIAAKHGEEVSPAASDLAMLLTRGLSVEQQTSSHDSLQFSSGYSTQTTTPSCSEDAIPSHVSEYECYSVNGDTEVEVQADFDKSSTIPRHSNIAQNYRRMIQTKRPASTAGLPSGMGPQGVPPGGGGGGGGLGTPGTATIRRTPSTKPGVRRTLSSAGPIPIRPPIVPVKTPTVPDSPSHTGPSVWAGSEECVFYTDDASPGVPEFSRASPKRMSLPNTMWGSGGGLETSVYTQQLEEDQLLAANRHSLVEKIGELVASAHALGEGQFPFPSLPDESTQDPQPSEGEDMLVSIRRGVRLRKTISNDRSAPRIL, from the exons GTGCCACGCGAGACATCGGATCGGCGCTGACGCGGATGTGCATGCGGCACCGCAGCATAGAAGCCAAGCTGCGCCACTTCACAAA TGCCTTGATGGAGAGTCTAATCACCCCCCTGCAAGACCGCATTGAAGAGTGGAAGAAGACAGCCAACCAGATGGACAAAGATCATGCCAAGG AGTACAAGAGATCCCGTCATGAGATCAAGAAGAAGTCCTCCGACACGCTGAAGTTACAGAAGAAGGCCAGGAAAG GTAGAGGAGACCTGCAGCCCCAGCTGGACAGCGCCATGCAGGACGTGACTGACATGTGCCTGCTGATGGAGGAGATGGAGAAGCAGGCGGTGCGCAGGGCACTGGTGGAGGAGAGGGGTCGATTCTGCACCTTCATCAGCTTCCTGCAGCCTGTAGTG AATGGAGAGATCGCCATGCTGGGAGAAATCACGCACCTCCAGGGCATTATCGATGACCTTGTGGTACTGACCACCGACCCCCAGAAACTGCCCCCCGCTAGCGAGCAG GTGATTAACGACCTGAAGGGGTCCGACTACAGCTGGTCTTACCAAACCCCCCCCTCGTCCCCCAGCAGCTCCGGCTCCAGGAAGAGCAGCATGTGCAG CAGCGTAAACAGCGCCCACAGTAGTGCTTCCCGCTCCTCAGGCGGCTCGCAGACTCACTCACCCAGTTCGTCCTATCGCTACCGCAGCCTGGCTCAGCCGCCACGGGGGGGCACCCAGCGCCTCTGCAGCGTTTCCTCCCATGACTCGGGTTTCGTATCGCAGGATGCCAACATCTACTCGAAGCCGCCGTCGCCTATGCCCTCTGACATCACCAGCCAG AAGTCCTCCAGCTCGGCCTCTTCTGAAGCTTCGGAAACCTGCCAGTCGGTCAGTGAGTGCAGCTCGCCTACCACG TTTGGCTTGACCTTCTCTACCTTCCgccctgctctctctcacaATGGCTCCATCAAGCCTCTACCTCTCATACTGTCTGCATCCCTACCCTATAATCGCTCCCCTGGATCCAATAATTCATCTCCCACATCAAAGGTTCCTTGTTGGAAG GACTGGTCAAAACCTGTTCCCTATGAACAGCCATTGGTCAATACGCTACAGCGCAGAAAGGACCCACCGGAGCGCCTGAGAGAGCCAGAAACCTCTCCTGCTCCCCCGGCCTACACCGCGATACATCCAGAAGATTCCCAGAGGCCTAGAATGTCTCCAGCCACAATTGCTGCCAAG cacggggAGGAGGTGTCCCCCGCCGCCAGTGACCTGGCCATGCTGCTGACGAGAGGCCTGAGTGTGGAGCAGCAGACCAGCAGCCACGACTCGCTGCAGTTCTCCAGCGGCTACAGCACGCAGACAACCACGCCCTCCTGCTCGGAGGACGCCATCCCTTCACACG TGTCCGAGTACGAATGCTACTCCGTGAACGGCGACACCGAGGTGGAGGTGCAGGCCGACTTCGATAAGTCCTCCACCATTCCGCGTCACAGCAACATCGCTCAGAACTACCGGCGCATGATCCAGACCAAGAGGCCGGCCAGCACCGCGGGTCTGCCCAGCGGCATGGGGCCCCAGGGTGTGCCAcccgggggagggggcgggggaggcGGTCTGGGTACCCCAGGGACGGCCACCATTCGGCGGACCCCATCCACCAAGCCCGGGGTGAGACGCACCCTATCCAGCGCGGGCCCCATCCCCATCCGGCCGCCCATCGTGCCGGTGAAGACGCCCACGGTACCCGACTCCCCAAGCCACACGGGACCGTCGGTGTGGGCAGGCAGCGAAGAGTGTGTCTTCTACACGGACGACGCCTCGCCTGGGGTGCCCGAGTTCAGCAGGGCGTCGCCGAAGCGCATGAGCCTGCCCAACACGATGTGGGGGTCCGGTGGGGGCCTGGAGACAAGCGTCTACACCCAGCAGCTCGAGGAAGACCAGCTGCTCGCCGCCAACCGCCACAGCCTGGTGGAGAAGATCGGCGAGTTGGTGGCCAGCGCCCACGCCCTGGGTGAGGGCCAGTTCCCCTTCCCCTCGCTGCCCGATGAGTCCACGCAAGACCCCCAGCCCTCGGAGGGAGAGGACATGCTCGTGTCGATCCGCCGTGGGGTGCGGCTCCGCAAGACCATCTCAAACGACAGGTCGGCGCCCAGGATTTTGTGA